A window of Vigna unguiculata cultivar IT97K-499-35 chromosome 4, ASM411807v1, whole genome shotgun sequence contains these coding sequences:
- the LOC114180597 gene encoding vignain-like has product MAMKKLLWVVLSLSLVLRVANNFDFHEKDLASEESLWDLYKRWRSHHTVSQSLGEKHKRFNVFKANVMHFHNTNKMDKPYKMKLNKFADMTNHEFRSTYAGSKVHHHKMYRGTPHGKGTFMYKNVGSVPASVDWRKKGVVTDVKDQGKCGVVEYGTTIDETNYWIVRNSWGAEWGEHGYIKMQRNISKKERLCGIAMMPSYLIKNSSDNPTGSFSSPKDEL; this is encoded by the exons ATGGCAATGAAGAAGCTCTTGTGGGTTGTTCTGTCCCTTTCTTTGGTTCTTAGAGTGGCCAACAACTTTGATTTTCATGAGAAGGATTTGGCTTCTGAGGAAAGCTTGTGGGACTTGTACAAGAGATGGAGGAGTCACCACACGGTTTCGCAAAGCCTCGGTGAGAAGCACAAACGGTTTAACGTGTTCAAAGCGAATGTGATGCATTTCCATAACACTAACAAGATGGATAAGCCTTACAAGATGAAACTGAACAAGTTCGCTGACATGACCAACCATGAATTCAGGAGTACCTATGCAGGCTCAAAGGTTCATCACCACAAAATGTACCGAGGCACGCCACATGGTAAAGGCACCTTCATGTACAAGAATGTTGGTAGTGTTCCTGCTTCGGTGGATTGGAGGAAGAAAGGTGTTGTCACTGATGTGAAAGATCAGGGCAAATGTG GGGTTGTGGAGTATGGAACAACGATTGATGAGACTAATTACTGGATAGTGAGAAACTCTTGGGGAGCAGAATGGGGAGAACATGGTTACATCAAAATGCAAAGGAACATATCTAAAAAGGAGAGACTTTGTGGCATAGCCATGATGCCTTCATACCTAATCAAAAATTCCTCTGATAATCCAACAGGATCTTTCTCATCTCCCAAAGATGAACTTTGA